From Anopheles darlingi chromosome 2, idAnoDarlMG_H_01, whole genome shotgun sequence, the proteins below share one genomic window:
- the LOC125948164 gene encoding RNA-binding protein RO60-like has translation MASTMYCQHTIDSLQRYLHIGNDVPVFFDTTQPVDMELGKRVLTPAVHLPPSPCPSPTPATVNGASSSAPATKNVRKSKPKQQKSKKGAPATAPAKVPATPVPPVFAVIKRTIKNKSLRRLDECLFALAYCGRELPTDEERHLVFEALPELLSGPRELFAFLSFYTRLATEAGYAGFGHGLRCAITRWYDKHSALELAEMIALSNGAFGWTHADVIRKTHLKLECPVKRSIIDAATKRASQQPTLPLKKLDGEATMDAALVRYLELIAIRSVASEGEVFELIKRHGSITYNLLPLIYRRLYTVWMALYPHLSYRELLDAILPMQDFDVPMIIDAREAYVANLTKRRKALEQDQIHPIVVHGIKTLYDVGKRYPLMIKEREQHSNLLERKPQAAVSEALQISLEHSFSHHPKTGAWYYITLDLRSAHQKKHVLRNSVVTCFEASVLLAFSIFKREKHVAVEMFTDDVKTLQPVNFRTEMSWSEALNHCKQLLVAKTKVALSAPISKAQAKKQKVDVFITITDSLIRVNPNRIPPWRAMLDYRKTMHSNLSRYICVSLCHHKPSLKFDEIAMKVGGILEVIGYSQSTVKVIEAFAKNLFF, from the exons ATGGCGTCCACAATGTACTGTCAGCACACGATCGACAGTCTCCAACGTTACCTGCACATTGGAAACGATGTACCGGTCTTCTTCGATACCACCCAACCCGTGGACATGGAGCTGGGAAAGAGGGTGCTGACTCCGGCTGTTCATCTGCCGCCATCACCATGCCCTTCGCCAACACCAGCGACGGTAAACGGAGCTTCATCATCCGCGCCCGCAACGAAAAACGTGCGAAAATCGAAgccgaaacaacaaaaatcgaaaaaaggcgCTCCGGCTACTGCACCAGCAAAAGTACCGGCGACACCTGTGCCACCGGTGTTTGCTGTGATCAAAAGG ACCATCAAAAATAAATCCCTGCGTCGTTTGGACGAGTGCTTGTTTGCCCTGGCGTACTGTGGCCGTGAACTGCCGACCGATGAGGAGCGTCACTTAGTGTTCGAAGCCCTGCCTGAACTGTTAAGCGGTCCGCGGGAACTGTTCGCTTTTCTTAGCTTCTACACCCGATTGGCGACCGAGGCCGGGTACGCCGGGTTCGGACATGGATTGCGCTGTGCCATTACGCGTTGGTATGATAAGCATTCGGCGCTGGAACTAGCAGAAATGATTGCACTGAGCAATGGAGCTTTTGGCTGGACTCATGCCGATGTCATTCGAAAGACCCATCTCAAACTCGAATGTCCGGTCAAGCGTTCGATCATCGACGCTGCTACGAAGCGTGCTAGCCAACAACCGACGCTTCCGTTAAAGAAACTTGACGGAGAGGCCACAATGGATGCGGCATTGGTTCGCTATCTCGAGCTCATCGCGATACGCTCAGTAGCATCCGAAGGTGAAGTGTTCGAACTCATTAAACGTCATGGATCAATTACATACAATCTGCTACCGCTTATATATCGGCGTTTGTACACTGTATGGATGGCACTGTATCCGCATCTTTCATATCGCGAGCTGCTGGATGCCATTCTTCCGATGCAAGACTTCGATGTGCCTATGATCATAGACGCACGCGAAGCTTACGTGGCCAATCTCACGAAGCGCCGCAAAGCCCTCGAACAGGACCAGATCCATCCGATTGTAGTACACGGTATCAAGACACTGTACGATGTTGGTAAAAGGTATCCGCTCATGATCAAGGAACGAGAGCAGCACTCTAATCTTTTGGAACGTAAACCACAAGCCGCAGTCTCAGAGGCGCTGCAAATCTCCTTGGAGCATTCATTTTCGCATCACCCAAAGACCGGCGCATGGTACTACATTACGCTTGATCTCCGCAGTGCTCACCAGAAAA AACATGTGCTGCGGAACTCCGTCGTCACGTGCTTCGAGGCTAGTGTTCTGCTAGCGTTTTCGATTTTCAAGCGAGAAAAGCACGTGGCGGTGGAAATGTTTACCGATGATGTGAAGACGTTGCAGCCAGTCAATTTCCGTACGGAAATGAGTTGGTCCGAGGCGCTGAATCACTGCAAGCAGTTGCTAGTGGCAAAGACGAAGGTAGCTCTGAGTGCTCCGATTTCTAAGGCCCAGGCTaagaagcagaaggtggaCGTATTCATCACGATCACCGATTCTTTAATTCGTGTCAATCCTAATCGCATCCCACCTTGGAGGGCCATGTTGGATTATCGCAAAACTATGCATTCAAATTTGTCCAG GTACATTTGCGTGTCTCTATGTCATCATAAACCATCACTGAAGTTTGATGAAATTGCTATGAAAGTAGGAGGTATTCTCGAGGTGATCGGCTATTCTCAGAGTACGGTTAAGGTTATTGAAGCATTTGCGAAAAATCTCTTTTTTTAA